The Vibrio quintilis DNA window AAAATTCAGGCCGGGCAGAAATTCACCCTGACTGACCACCTGGAAGCAGAGATGAACCGGAAATGGCTGACAGTTTTTGCCACCCATACAGGCACCCAGCCTCAGGCACTGGAAGAAGATGGCAGCAACGGAGCCACCACTTATCATAACGAATTTACCGTGATTCCCGGCGATGCCGTCTGGCGGGCGCAAATCCAGCCCAAGCCACAAGTGGATGGTCCGTGTATCGCCACCGTCACCGGCCCGGCCGGAGAAGAAATTTACTGCGACGAACATGGACGGGTCAAAGTCCAGTTCCCGTGGGATCGCTATGGCAGTTCAGATGAAAACAGTTCCTGCTGGGTTCGGGTTGCACAGGGCTGGGCCGGCACACAATATGGCTTTATCGCCATTCCCCGTATCGGCCATGAGGTGATCATCTCTTTTCTCAATGGTGATCCGGATCAACCCATTATTACCGGCCGGACCTATCATGCCAGTAATCTTTCGCCCTATCCGCTGCCATTGAATAAAACCCGCACGGTTATCCGCACTCAAACCCATCAGGGGGTCGGCTTTAATGAAATCCGCTTTGAAGATCAGGCCGGTGTGGAAGAAGTATTCATGCATGCCCAAAAAGATCAGAACAATGTCGTCAATAATGATGAAACCACACAGGTAGGGCATGATCGGACGGAAAATGTAGGGAACGACGAAAAGATTGACATTGGCCATGACAGAACTGAAACCGTTGGCAATAACGAAACCATTACCATCGGCAATGACAGAACAGAGACAGTTGGCAGTAATGAAGTCGTTACCATCAAAGGTAATCAGGCTGAAACTGTCGTTATTGCGAAGGCTGAATCAATTGGTGCCGGTAAAGCACTCAGTATCGGTGCAGGTTACCAGGTCAGTGTCGGCGGTGCGATAAACAAAAGTGTTGGTTTATCGGATACCAGCCAGATCGGTGGCTCCAAATCCACCTCAGTGAAAAAGAAAATAGCATATGACGCCGGGGATGAAATCGTACTGACGACAGGAAAAGCCAGCCTGACGATGAAATCTGACGGCACGATTACCCTGAAAGGTGTGGATATTACCCTGTCCGGCAAAGGTGAAATCAAAACTAAAGCCAAGCAGAACGTCGTGATTAAAGGGAAAAAGGTATTAGAAAACTGATGGAGAGAACAACCAAACCTAATCAGTCTCAGGAAACGACTGAAGATCTGCTTGATCAGGTCACGCAACAGACAACCCTGTCAGAGCCACCGCTGGATACGACATGTACTTATATGGCTGTGATTGCGGACATTGATGAAGAGAACCAGCTTTGGCTGAACCTGCCACAACTGGAGTATCTCATCAATGCTTACAGTTGTGTACCGGTATGTAATAACGATATTGGCCGCCACTGTGTGATTGGTTTTATTGAACACGATTTCAGCCAACCGGTGGTGACCGGCCTGCTGCATCAGCCAAATGCGCCAGAGCTTCACCTCAAGGCAACCCAAAAAGTCGTCCTTGAATGCGGCAAAAGCAAAATTGAACTGGATGAACATGGCCGGGTTTACATCCGGGGCCGGTCTGTCAGCAGCCAGTCTTACGGAACCAACCGCATCAAAGGCGGTTCAGTCAAACTGAATTAACCCAGGACCACAATGGAACTACATAACGCATCCAAATTGCAGGCAACTTATACCGGTGCTTTATATAAAGACGGCCGGCATGGGATTGTGATTGTTGCCAAAGGTAGCTGGCAGATCCCGGACGATGTCAGCCAGACACCAAAGCTGTTGGCAACAAAGCAAAGTCTGCCGATTCAGGAAACTGACACGTTTACCGGTGAACCGGGGCTGAGTGCACCGGTCTGGGAAAATGATCTGGCCACCACGAAGCCTGTCTGTGATGTCATAATGCATGCCTGCGCACACGCCCAAAACGGAGCAGCGGAAAAACAGGTCCGGGTCGGGCTGAAATTAAATCAGATCAATAAACAGTTTATCGTCACCGGTTCACGACAATGGCAAGCAAGCACTTTTGGTCATAGCTTGACTGATCCAACACCATTCAGATCTCAGGAGGTCAGCTATGATCTGGCATTTGGCGGAACCGATTTAACTCATCAGGATGAAGGAAAAACCCAGGTCTGTATGACCAACCCAATTGGACGAGGTTATTTGCCCGATCATCCATCAAAAACGTTAGATGGCAGACCCGGCCCGCAAACAGAAGAAGCAGATACACCGGTTACGTCAGCTCACCGGAAATATGTACCCCAGTCTTTCGGCCCGATAGCCCGTAACTGGGAACCCCGGATTCACTATGGCGGCACCTATGATCAACACTGGATGGAAAATATCCGGCCGTTTTTACCCGATGATTTCGATGAGCGATTTTATCAGTGCGCCCCACCCGACCAGCAAACGAAATACCTTGAAGGCGGAGAACTCGTCGAATTAACCGGGGTCAGCCCCCGTGGGACAGTAACATTTCACATCCCCGAAAATGGCATTTATATGGCCGTGATTGATGGCGATGGTCAGGAACATGAGCTTTCTCCAAAGGCAGACACGCTGATGATTGAACCGGAATATAACCGCTTCAGTATTGTCTGGCGGGCAGACTGGCCACTGCGCCGCAGCCCGGAAGAGGTTGAAACTATTCTGGTTGGCACACCGACCAAAGCATGGCGCCGGGCCAGAATGCTTGGCAAAGTCTTTTTACCATATAAAGGAAAGAAAATCGCATGAACCCCAAAATTCAGAGTATTTCAATCAGCCAGTCCTCTCCTCTTACGGTACTGGATATAGGCTTTGTCTCACCACTGGCAACTGGCTGGAAGGAAACCTGTGCAGCTATAAAGGCGGGATACGATGCCTTTGTTTATCCACACAATAGTGCATATTCAAGTATCTATCCGATAGCCCGGGTACCATTTGATGAGACTATTCGCGGCTTTACCCGCCTGGCTCACCTGCTCAGACTGGCACAAGAGAACCTGGACAAAAAATATGGTTCAATGCCCGTACTACTTGCAATGCCTGAAACCAGCCGGGGGGGATTAATTTCAGAAACTGCGACGCACGATGCTTTATTTGATGCTATCGCCACATTACCAGCATTTCATGGAAAATTTTTGCGCGACCAAATTACCTGTTTCTATCAGGGACGAACAAGTTTTGCTCATCAACTCCATAAAGCCCACGAGATTTTACTGACAGGCGATTATGAGCAAGTGATGATTATGTCTGTCGATAGCCTGCTATTTCCGCAAACTCTGAACGCCATGTTGGCCGACCACTGGGATTGTGACCCGATATTGAATAAGCAAAGGCTGCTGACAAATGATAATGGCGATGAACATACGGATGGTTTTATTCCGGCCGAAGCTGCAGGCATTGTGGTAGTCGGGCTGGCAGAAAATCATTCTCCCGCCATTCAAATCGATGGTATCGGTTTTGGCGATGAACCTGCACCATTATTGAGTAAGAATATATGTAAAGGTGATGGATTAGCCAAAGCAATTCGCACCGCCTGTTCCCAAGCCGGGCACAGCCTCAAAGATTATCCGGTGCGGATTGCCAGTGTATCTGGTGAACAATATTTCTTTCAGGAAGCCACATTAGCTCAGGAAAGAAACATCTCCACGAAAACAGCACACCAACCCTTATGGCATCCAGCATCCGGAATTGGTGAAACAGGGGCCGCCGTTGGTATTAGCATGCTGGCTATGGCGATAGATAGCTTTCAACAAGGATATGCACCCGGAGATAAAGCCATATGTCACCTCAGTAGTGACAACAGCGATCGGGCTGCGTTTACTCTGACTTACAAACACTAAGCAGGAAGAGAATGTTATGGCTAAAAATACTGTATTCGCTAATGGGCGAGAAGTTGCCTGTAAAATATCTTCCGGCAAGTCGACAGCCGCATTCCCGGATCCCTGCTGGAGCCCGCCAACCCCACCAACAGGTCCTGTAGTGATACCTTATGCAAATTCATCATATGCTAAAGATTTAAGCAACGGTTCTAAAACCGTACTGATTGGGCAAAAACCAGTTTTTCTCA harbors:
- a CDS encoding type VI secretion system Vgr family protein, whose product is MRTLNFRLTIDGVSDPTLVVRQFHGHESISDSPGPVCGYRYQIEVASRSSSHTADEMVDSKALLEVIKNGQIVQKVHGIIRCFSKGDTGYHHTFYAITLVPSLERLSLRQNSRIFQQKNTQDIITTLLGEMGISDFSFSLKRPPATREFCVQYRESDLAFFHRLAAEEGMMYTFSHEDSKHTLIITDNPESFPEQGAPVLYNALSGGAGDDACVRSLTEHKQAEISTLQMQDYSFKKPSYPFTQTVDGKAMDYQNQTYEYFDHPGRFKDDGNGKAFTQIRMEYLRRNAHTVTGNSDEPKIQAGQKFTLTDHLEAEMNRKWLTVFATHTGTQPQALEEDGSNGATTYHNEFTVIPGDAVWRAQIQPKPQVDGPCIATVTGPAGEEIYCDEHGRVKVQFPWDRYGSSDENSSCWVRVAQGWAGTQYGFIAIPRIGHEVIISFLNGDPDQPIITGRTYHASNLSPYPLPLNKTRTVIRTQTHQGVGFNEIRFEDQAGVEEVFMHAQKDQNNVVNNDETTQVGHDRTENVGNDEKIDIGHDRTETVGNNETITIGNDRTETVGSNEVVTIKGNQAETVVIAKAESIGAGKALSIGAGYQVSVGGAINKSVGLSDTSQIGGSKSTSVKKKIAYDAGDEIVLTTGKASLTMKSDGTITLKGVDITLSGKGEIKTKAKQNVVIKGKKVLEN
- a CDS encoding DUF2169 family type VI secretion system accessory protein; translation: MELHNASKLQATYTGALYKDGRHGIVIVAKGSWQIPDDVSQTPKLLATKQSLPIQETDTFTGEPGLSAPVWENDLATTKPVCDVIMHACAHAQNGAAEKQVRVGLKLNQINKQFIVTGSRQWQASTFGHSLTDPTPFRSQEVSYDLAFGGTDLTHQDEGKTQVCMTNPIGRGYLPDHPSKTLDGRPGPQTEEADTPVTSAHRKYVPQSFGPIARNWEPRIHYGGTYDQHWMENIRPFLPDDFDERFYQCAPPDQQTKYLEGGELVELTGVSPRGTVTFHIPENGIYMAVIDGDGQEHELSPKADTLMIEPEYNRFSIVWRADWPLRRSPEEVETILVGTPTKAWRRARMLGKVFLPYKGKKIA